One genomic region from Streptomyces sp. NBC_00457 encodes:
- a CDS encoding TetR family transcriptional regulator, whose amino-acid sequence MDTTQRTDQQRSADRRRRELLEAADRVVLRDGPQASMNAIAAEAGITKPILYRHFGDKGGLYAALAKRHTDALLDSLRAALDAPADRRERVEATLDTYLAAIEARPQVYRFLMHPSEGSASDHGFDVGVQAGPLLRRMGEELAQVIEDRLDLGPGSQQLARVWGHGIVGMMHAAGDWWLGERPCSRAELVRSLADLLWGRLAAAGDKVGGPGF is encoded by the coding sequence ATGGACACCACACAGCGGACCGATCAGCAGCGCTCCGCCGACCGCCGTCGGCGTGAGCTGCTGGAGGCCGCGGACAGAGTGGTGCTGCGCGACGGCCCGCAGGCCTCGATGAACGCGATCGCGGCGGAGGCGGGCATCACGAAGCCGATCCTCTACCGGCACTTCGGTGACAAGGGCGGGCTTTACGCGGCCCTTGCCAAGCGGCACACCGACGCGCTGCTGGATTCCCTGCGGGCCGCGTTGGACGCCCCGGCGGACCGGCGGGAGCGGGTCGAGGCCACGCTCGACACGTATCTCGCGGCGATCGAGGCGCGTCCTCAGGTGTACCGGTTCCTGATGCATCCGTCCGAGGGGTCGGCGAGTGACCACGGGTTCGATGTCGGCGTTCAGGCGGGGCCGCTGCTTCGGCGGATGGGTGAGGAGTTGGCCCAGGTCATCGAGGATCGGCTGGATCTCGGGCCGGGGAGCCAGCAGCTGGCTCGGGTGTGGGGGCATGGGATCGTCGGGATGATGCACGCGGCCGGGGATTGGTGGCTGGGGGAACGGCCTTGTTCTCGCGCTGAGTTGGTGCGGAGTTTGGCCGACTTGTTGTGGGGGCGGTTGGCTGCGGCGGGGGACAAAGTGGGCGGTCCGGGGTTCTGA
- a CDS encoding acyl-CoA dehydrogenase family protein encodes MAEFTMELNDEQKEVRDWLHGFAADVIRPAAAEWDEREETPWPVIQEAAKVGIYSLDFYAQQYFDPTGLGIPMAMEELFWGDAGIALSIVGTGLAAVGVLANGTEEQIGTWIPQMYGDANDVKVAAFCSSEPDAGSDVASMRTRAVYDEAKDEWVLNGTKTWATNGGIANVHVVVAVVDPDLGSKGHASFIVPPNTPGLSQGQKFKKHGIRASHTAEVVLDNVRIPGSCLLGGKEKLDERLARAKASGGERVRNAAMATFEASRPAVGAMAVGTARAAYEVALDYAMTREQFGRPIIDNQGVAFEIADMRTSIDAARLLVWRASWMGVNGKPFTAAEGSMSKLFASETAKKVTAQAIQILGGNGYTREYPVERMHRDAAIYTIFEGTSEIQRLVIARTLSGMSIR; translated from the coding sequence ATGGCCGAGTTCACCATGGAGCTCAACGACGAACAGAAGGAGGTCCGGGACTGGCTGCACGGTTTCGCCGCCGACGTCATCCGTCCCGCCGCCGCCGAATGGGACGAGCGTGAGGAGACTCCCTGGCCTGTCATCCAGGAGGCCGCCAAGGTCGGCATCTACTCCCTGGACTTCTACGCCCAGCAGTACTTCGACCCCACCGGCCTCGGCATCCCCATGGCCATGGAGGAGCTGTTCTGGGGCGACGCGGGCATCGCCCTGTCCATCGTCGGCACGGGCCTGGCCGCCGTCGGCGTCCTCGCCAACGGCACCGAGGAACAGATCGGCACCTGGATTCCCCAGATGTACGGCGATGCCAACGATGTCAAGGTCGCCGCGTTCTGCTCCTCCGAGCCCGACGCCGGCTCCGATGTGGCCTCCATGCGGACGCGTGCCGTGTACGACGAGGCCAAGGACGAGTGGGTGCTCAACGGTACGAAGACCTGGGCGACCAACGGCGGCATCGCCAACGTCCATGTCGTCGTCGCCGTCGTCGACCCGGACCTCGGTTCCAAGGGGCACGCCTCCTTCATCGTCCCGCCGAACACTCCTGGCCTGTCCCAGGGGCAGAAGTTCAAGAAGCACGGCATCCGCGCCTCGCACACCGCCGAGGTCGTCCTGGACAACGTCCGGATTCCCGGCTCCTGCCTGCTCGGTGGCAAGGAGAAGCTGGACGAGCGGCTGGCGCGGGCGAAGGCCTCCGGCGGTGAGCGGGTCAGGAACGCGGCGATGGCAACGTTTGAAGCTTCGCGGCCGGCGGTGGGTGCGATGGCCGTCGGCACCGCCCGTGCCGCGTACGAAGTGGCCCTCGACTACGCCATGACCCGTGAGCAGTTCGGGCGCCCGATCATCGACAACCAGGGTGTGGCGTTCGAGATCGCGGACATGCGGACGTCCATCGACGCGGCGCGTCTTCTCGTCTGGCGTGCGTCCTGGATGGGGGTCAACGGGAAGCCGTTCACCGCGGCCGAGGGCTCGATGTCGAAGCTGTTCGCGAGCGAGACGGCGAAGAAGGTGACCGCCCAGGCGATCCAGATCCTGGGCGGGAACGGATACACGCGGGAGTATCCGGTGGAGCGGATGCACCGGGATGCGGCGATCTACACGATCTTCGAGGGGACCAGTGAGATCCAGCGGCTGGTGATTGCTCGGACGCTCTCGGGGATGTCCATTCGGTAG
- a CDS encoding cupin domain-containing protein: MTTTEGLLVPPGHGRVVQTPAQHVTFKVTGTHSRTASTFEVLVPPGFDVGAHVHTRSEELFYVLEGELDVLAFEPRIRTPDNWQKWESSSGNRVVRATPGTLIVVPPGCPHAFANPTDNPAKMFFQASPPPDHERYFEELLEILGNGGPPDHAAIEELRARYDIQQLTPLRHR; this comes from the coding sequence GTCCAGACACCGGCCCAGCACGTGACCTTCAAGGTCACCGGCACGCACTCCCGGACGGCCTCCACCTTCGAGGTCCTCGTCCCTCCGGGCTTCGACGTCGGCGCCCATGTGCACACGCGCAGCGAGGAGTTGTTCTACGTCCTGGAAGGCGAGCTGGACGTACTCGCCTTCGAGCCGCGTATCCGTACCCCCGACAACTGGCAGAAGTGGGAGTCGAGTTCGGGCAACAGGGTCGTACGCGCGACCCCGGGCACGCTCATCGTCGTACCGCCCGGCTGCCCTCATGCGTTCGCAAATCCGACGGACAACCCGGCCAAGATGTTCTTCCAGGCAAGCCCACCGCCGGATCACGAACGCTACTTCGAGGAGTTGCTGGAGATCCTGGGGAACGGGGGTCCGCCGGATCATGCGGCGATCGAGGAGTTGCGGGCCAGGTACGACATCCAGCAACTGACCCCGCTCCGGCACAGGTGA